The Raphanus sativus cultivar WK10039 chromosome 2, ASM80110v3, whole genome shotgun sequence genome includes a region encoding these proteins:
- the LOC130501484 gene encoding mediator of RNA polymerase II transcription subunit 31-like, producing MNLSSYKDPDGGRQRFLLELEFVQCLANPTYIHYVAQNRYFEDEAFIGYLKYLQYWQQPKYISFLMFFCLYFLELLQNPNYRTAMAHPANKELAHRQQFYYWKNYRNNRLKHILPRPLPEPVAPQPPASLPPVPSASPAPSPMQYNNMLPKNEPRNMVSAGIDPRKRKYVLLSSS from the exons ATGAACTTGAGTTCATACAAGGATCCCGACGGTGGAAGGCAAAGATTCTTACTGGAACTTGAGTTCGTTCAGTGTCTCGCTAATCCTACTTACATCCACT ACGTGGCACAGAATCGGTATTTTGAAGATGAAGCGTTTATTGGATACTTGAAGTATCTTCAGTACTGGCAGCAACCCAAGTACATCA GTTTTCTTATGTTCTTCTGTCTTTATTTCCTCGAGCTTCTTCAAAACCCCAACTACAGAACTGCTATGGCCCATCCTGCAAACAAG GAGTTGGCGCATAGGCAACAGTTTTACTATTGGAAGAACTACAGGAACAACAGGCTGAAACACATTCTACCACGGCCTCTTCCTGAGCCTGTAGCTCCGCAACCACCAGCTTCTCTGCCACCTGTCCCATCTGCATCTCCAGCTCCTTCTCCGATGCAGTACAATAATATGCTTCCTAAGAATGAACCGAGGAATATGGTTTCTGCTGGAATTGATCCTAGGAAGAGAAAGTATGTTCTCCTTTCTTCTTCctga
- the LOC108841215 gene encoding probable glucan endo-1,3-beta-glucosidase BG4 codes for MHCSPKTVFLFLLSCIVLISNYGLLTAASNVGLNYGLLGDNLPTPSNVINLYKSIGITKVRIFDPNTDVLNALRGHHDIGVTVGVKDQDLAALSASEEAVNGWFATNIEPYLTDVNITFITVGNEVIPGQLGPQVLPVVTSLTNLVKSRNLPISITTVVSMANLGQSYPPSAGTFTSQAREQLTPVLKFLSQTNTPILVNIYPYFPYATDPVDIHLDYAVSKSEAVVVQDGPLGYSNMFDAMFDAFVWAMEKEGVKDLPMVVSETGWPSAGNGELTTPDIAATYNGNFVKHVVSGKGTPKRPNSGVDGFLFATFNENQKPPGTEQNFGLYNPVDMKPIYKLF; via the coding sequence ATGCACTGCTCTCCTAAGACGGTGTTCTTGTTCCTCCTCTCCTGCATTGTGCTGATTTCCAACTACGGCCTCCTCACCGCAGCAAGTAACGTTGGCTTGAACTACGGCCTCCTCGGAGACAATCTCCCGACTCCATCAAATGTTATCAACCTCTACAAGTCCATTGGCATTACCAAAGTCCGTATCTTCGACCCAAACACCGATGTTCTTAATGCCTTACGTGGCCACCACGACATTGGAGTCACCGTAGGCGTCAAGGACCAAGACTTGGCTGCTCTTTCAGCCAGCGAAGAAGCTGTTAACGGCTGGTTCGCTACCAACATCGAGCCTTACTTAACCGACGTCAACATCACGTTCATTACCGTAGGTAACGAAGTCATCCCTGGACAGCTCGGTCCTCAGGTTCTTCCCGTCGTGACGTCTCTCACCAACCTCGTCAAGTCTAGGAATCTTCCTATCTCCATAACCACTGTTGTGTCCATGGCGAACCTCGGACAGTCCTACCCACCTTCCGCGGGAACGTTCACGTCCCAAGCGCGTGAACAACTCACCCCGGTGCTTAAGTTTTTGTCTCAAACAAATACGCCAATCCTCGTCAACATCTACCCTTACTTCCCTTACGCAACCGACCCGGTGGACATTCATCTCGACTACGCCGTTTCCAAGAGCGAGGCCGTCGTGGTCCAAGATGGACCATTGGGATATTCAAACATGTTTGATGCAATGTTCGACGCGTTCGTGTGGGCAATGGAGAAGGAAGGCGTGAAGGATTTACCAATGGTGGTGTCTGAGACCGGGTGGCCGTCCGCTGGAAACGGGGAGCTTACCACGCCGGATATTGCAGCTACTTATAATGGAAACTTTGTGAAGCATGTAGTTAGCGGCAAAGGGACACCGAAGAGGCCTAACAGTGGCGTCGACGGGTTTTTATTTGCAACGTTCAATGAGAACCAGAAGCCGCCCGGGACTGAACAGAACTTTGGATTGTACAATCCTGTTGACATGAAACCCATCTATAAGCTATTTTGA